A genomic region of Palaemon carinicauda isolate YSFRI2023 chromosome 11, ASM3689809v2, whole genome shotgun sequence contains the following coding sequences:
- the LOC137649254 gene encoding uncharacterized protein gives MESYLRKYSRSVKYLESVIGSKGGVAADVRQKVNEVCKVLGAVKRMVKNRRLGMNVKRVLYGKAIVPTVMYGSELLEMKLTERQKLNVFEMKYLRCMAWVSRLDKVRNEVVKVRERAKNRSEWQPIVTSEVAAVGDSEPETPFVVDNGGGWAVAP, from the exons atggagagttacttgaggaagtacagTAGATCagttaagtacttggagtctgttatTGGATCAAAAGGTGGAGTggcagcagatgtacgtcagaaagtgaatgaagtatgcaaagtgttaggggctgTGAAGCGAATGGTAAAGAATAGacggttaggcatgaatgtaaagagagttctgtatgggaaagcgattgtaccaactgtgatgtatggatcggagttattggaaatgaaattgacggagagacagaaattgaatgtgtttgagatgaagtacctGAGGTGTATGGCTTGGGTATCTCgattagataaggttaggaacgaagtggtgaag gtaagagagcgtgctaaaaataggagtGAATGGCAACCAATTGtaacctcggaggtagcagcagtaggtgattcagaGCCTGAAActccatttgtggtggataacggtggagggtgggctgtggcaccctag